A single genomic interval of Halobacillus halophilus DSM 2266 harbors:
- a CDS encoding NTTRR-F1 domain codes for MTFDNKIINGGFETGALPPWMGLNATVTSQSSHSGSFSALLSTNSVAFISQTVSVSPGMNFEFLASLSKLNNNPNPQILLIVDYYAANFNFLGRGLEANIQANRLPPSGNWLEVYQTTNVAPLGSAFAVVFIQKLSLPNSSPVLVDDVALLSVEGTNGPTGPTGATGATGVTGATGATGPTGVTGATGPTGPTGATGATGPTGATGATGPTGATGATGATGPTGATGSTGATGPTGSTGATGVTGATGATGSTGATGSTGATGPTGVTGATGPTGATGATGPTGPTGATGATGATGPTGATGATGATGSTGAIGATGATGAAGATGPTGTTGATGPTGATGPTGATGVTGATGVTGATGSTGATGPTGATGVTGATGVTGATGSTGATGPTGSTGATGATGATGSTGATGPTGATGVTGATGATGATGSTGATGPTGATGVTGATGATGATGSTGATGPTGATGVTGATGATGATGSTGATGPTGATGVTGATGPTGATGATGPTGATGPTGPTGATGATGATGAMGPTGVTGATGPTGATGATGPTGATGPTGPTGATGATGATGATGPTGVTGATGPTGATGPTGATGATGSTGAIGATGATGAAGATGPTGTTGATGPTGATGATGPTGDILDFADFFALMPPDNAATVAPGTDVSFPQDGDSSPGTGITRLNNTQFNLADIGFYQILFQVSVTEAGQLILTLNGADLAKTVVGRATGTSQIIGMALVQTTVINSVVTVRNPAGNAAALTITPLAGGTRPVSANLVITRYL; via the coding sequence ATGACGTTTGATAATAAGATAATAAACGGAGGTTTTGAAACAGGGGCTTTACCACCTTGGATGGGTTTAAATGCTACGGTGACTTCACAATCAAGTCACTCTGGTAGTTTTAGTGCTTTATTGTCTACAAACTCAGTAGCTTTTATATCCCAGACGGTTAGTGTGAGCCCAGGTATGAACTTTGAATTCTTAGCCTCTTTATCTAAGTTAAATAATAATCCTAATCCACAAATACTGCTTATAGTGGACTACTATGCTGCGAATTTCAATTTCCTTGGTAGGGGGTTAGAAGCAAATATACAAGCAAATAGACTCCCCCCTTCAGGGAATTGGTTAGAAGTATATCAAACTACAAATGTAGCCCCTTTGGGATCGGCATTTGCTGTTGTGTTTATCCAGAAGTTATCTTTGCCTAATAGTTCTCCTGTGCTAGTAGATGATGTAGCCTTGTTATCAGTAGAAGGTACAAACGGCCCCACTGGGCCAACAGGAGCAACCGGAGCGACCGGAGTAACAGGAGCGACCGGAGCCACTGGACCAACCGGAGTAACGGGAGCCACCGGGCCAACCGGGCCAACCGGAGCAACCGGAGCCACTGGACCAACCGGAGCAACAGGGGCGACTGGACCAACGGGAGCAACCGGAGCAACTGGAGCGACAGGACCAACCGGAGCAACAGGGTCTACTGGAGCGACGGGACCAACAGGATCAACTGGAGCCACAGGAGTGACTGGAGCAACCGGAGCCACAGGATCAACTGGAGCGACTGGATCCACCGGAGCGACGGGACCAACAGGAGTGACGGGAGCCACCGGTCCAACTGGAGCGACAGGAGCAACTGGACCAACAGGACCAACTGGTGCCACCGGAGCCACGGGAGCCACGGGGCCAACAGGAGCCACGGGAGCCACCGGAGCCACAGGGTCTACTGGAGCAATTGGAGCGACAGGTGCAACCGGAGCCGCGGGAGCCACAGGACCAACGGGAACGACTGGAGCAACCGGGCCAACAGGAGCCACGGGGCCAACAGGAGCCACTGGAGTAACTGGTGCCACCGGAGTAACAGGAGCCACAGGGTCTACTGGAGCCACGGGGCCAACAGGAGCCACTGGAGTAACTGGTGCCACCGGAGTAACAGGAGCCACAGGGTCTACTGGAGCGACAGGACCAACTGGATCCACCGGAGCAACCGGAGCAACCGGAGCAACCGGGTCTACTGGAGCGACGGGACCAACAGGAGCCACTGGAGTAACTGGTGCAACAGGAGCAACCGGAGCAACCGGGTCTACTGGAGCGACGGGACCAACAGGAGCCACTGGAGTAACTGGTGCAACAGGAGCAACCGGAGCAACCGGGTCTACTGGAGCGACGGGACCAACAGGAGCCACTGGAGTAACTGGTGCAACAGGAGCAACCGGAGCCACAGGGTCTACTGGAGCGACGGGACCAACTGGAGCAACAGGAGTGACGGGAGCCACCGGTCCAACTGGAGCGACAGGAGCAACTGGACCAACAGGAGCAACTGGACCAACAGGACCAACTGGGGCCACCGGAGCCACGGGAGCCACAGGAGCGATGGGACCAACAGGAGTGACGGGAGCCACCGGTCCAACTGGAGCGACAGGAGCAACTGGACCAACAGGAGCAACTGGACCAACAGGACCAACTGGGGCCACCGGAGCCACGGGAGCCACAGGAGCGACGGGACCAACAGGAGTGACGGGAGCCACCGGTCCAACTGGAGCAACGGGGCCAACAGGAGCCACGGGAGCCACAGGGTCTACTGGAGCAATTGGAGCGACAGGTGCAACCGGAGCCGCGGGAGCCACAGGACCAACGGGAACGACTGGAGCAACCGGGCCAACAGGAGCAACTGGTGCAACAGGACCAACAGGAGACATATTAGATTTCGCAGATTTCTTTGCACTTATGCCGCCTGATAACGCTGCTACGGTAGCACCGGGTACTGATGTAAGCTTTCCGCAAGATGGTGATAGTAGTCCTGGTACCGGTATTACACGTCTTAATAACACGCAATTTAATTTAGCAGACATCGGATTCTATCAGATTTTGTTTCAAGTTAGTGTCACGGAGGCTGGGCAGCTAATACTGACTTTAAATGGTGCAGATTTGGCAAAAACAGTAGTGGGGCGAGCAACGGGGACGTCTCAGATTATAGGAATGGCTCTCGTACAAACAACTGTAATAAATTCAGTAGTGACGGTACGAAATCCTGCAGGGAATGCTGCTGCATTAACGATTACACCATTGGCCGGGGGGACTCGTCCAGTTTCTGCAAACCTTGTGATAACTAGGTATCTATAG
- a CDS encoding glycosyltransferase, producing the protein MITVSLCMMVKNEEEVLARCLDSVKDLVDEINIVDTGSDDRTVEIAKEYTDRVFFFEWTGRFTDARNESFRHATKDYIFYLDADDVILDEDREKFKRLKEGLDPAVDSVSMYYNAGTDEFGNVTLKYRRNRLVKRSKNFQWGGDVHNYLNVYGHIINSDVAITHKKIQHAVGRNLSIYKEKIERGDVFSPRDYFYYGNELRENGHHEKAIESYTKNIEHKEGWIEDKVYACINRADCYRFIEETEKELASLFESLRFSKTPRPEMCSRVGYNFQRKKEYKFAIYWYELATTIEDDSDKWSFTYPAYSTWYPHLQLCVCYYNLSNFEKSYEHNELARSFRPQDERVLFNKELLEKKLGLNQTAEQPQDESSS; encoded by the coding sequence ATGATTACGGTCAGTCTTTGCATGATGGTGAAAAACGAAGAAGAGGTTTTAGCTCGATGTCTGGACTCTGTGAAGGACCTGGTGGATGAAATCAACATCGTGGACACTGGATCTGATGATCGTACCGTTGAGATCGCCAAAGAATATACGGATCGTGTTTTTTTCTTTGAATGGACGGGGAGATTTACCGATGCAAGGAATGAATCCTTTAGGCATGCGACCAAGGATTATATTTTCTACCTGGATGCTGATGATGTCATATTGGATGAGGATCGTGAGAAGTTCAAACGGTTAAAGGAAGGGCTTGATCCTGCAGTCGACTCGGTATCCATGTATTACAATGCAGGGACTGATGAATTCGGTAATGTCACGCTTAAGTATCGGAGGAACCGCTTAGTCAAAAGAAGTAAGAATTTCCAGTGGGGCGGGGATGTCCACAACTACTTGAATGTTTATGGACACATTATTAATTCCGATGTTGCAATTACTCACAAAAAAATTCAACACGCTGTTGGCAGAAACCTTTCTATTTATAAGGAGAAGATCGAAAGAGGAGATGTGTTCAGTCCTCGAGATTACTTTTATTATGGAAACGAGTTAAGAGAAAACGGTCATCATGAAAAGGCTATCGAAAGTTATACGAAAAACATTGAACATAAGGAAGGTTGGATTGAAGATAAAGTCTATGCCTGCATCAACCGTGCAGACTGTTATCGATTTATAGAAGAGACAGAAAAAGAACTAGCCTCTTTATTTGAATCGTTACGTTTTTCTAAAACACCCCGACCAGAAATGTGCAGCAGAGTGGGCTACAATTTTCAAAGAAAAAAAGAATATAAGTTTGCAATTTATTGGTATGAATTAGCGACAACTATTGAAGACGATTCTGATAAATGGAGTTTTACTTATCCTGCTTATTCCACTTGGTATCCTCACTTACAATTATGCGTTTGTTATTATAACCTATCTAATTTCGAAAAATCATACGAACATAATGAATTAGCTAGAAGCTTTCGGCCACAAGATGAAAGAGTACTTTTCAATAAGGAGTTACTCGAGAAGAAATTAGGATTGAATCAAACAGCAGAGCAGCCACAGGATGAATCTTCGTCATAA
- a CDS encoding FkbM family methyltransferase, protein MNDIDVYMKEADLCWFEWCDELLVYGSKTALAKHKKIICRIHSYEVFTSYLKRVNWKAVDKVVFVSDHIREYALSETPGLNKGQTTVIPNGIKINDLDFKERTKGFNIAYVGYLNFKKGPMLLLHAFHAIYEKDSNFKLFIAGSFQEPRYKLYFNQMIEKLGLQENVIVEGWQSDINHWLEDKHYLLSSSLLESQHLSVMEAMAKGIKPLVHNFVGAGTIYPEEYIWSTLDDLTSMIEKGSYNSLHYRRFVESNYEFTSQITKVHDLLETIIAQKNIYTIYRNGKQTQFLLPNTKDHIQRIIANHQVFYEEAMLMDIKNRVPEDSVVIDVGAYIGNHSTFFAQHCEARVFSIEPNREAFDLLEKNVQLNGLENKTTLLNHGVGKELGKGSIVGGSEDNMGMSQLKGDVEGDVVIETIDHLFSELNRVDVIKIDVEGMEMDVLQGAVNTLKKHKPLLYIETTTDDKLQLVYSFLKKFNYKSLKQFNATPTTLFV, encoded by the coding sequence ATGAATGATATAGATGTTTATATGAAAGAAGCTGACCTGTGCTGGTTTGAATGGTGTGATGAACTGTTGGTTTATGGAAGTAAAACAGCTTTAGCCAAACACAAAAAGATAATATGTCGAATCCATAGTTACGAAGTTTTTACGAGTTACTTGAAGAGAGTGAACTGGAAAGCCGTTGATAAGGTTGTATTTGTATCGGATCATATAAGAGAATACGCATTATCAGAAACCCCTGGCCTTAATAAAGGCCAAACCACGGTGATTCCAAATGGTATCAAAATAAATGATCTGGATTTTAAAGAAAGAACTAAAGGCTTTAACATTGCCTATGTAGGTTATTTGAACTTTAAAAAAGGTCCAATGCTTTTACTTCACGCCTTCCACGCTATTTATGAAAAGGATAGTAACTTTAAACTATTTATTGCAGGCAGCTTTCAAGAACCAAGATATAAACTTTATTTTAATCAGATGATAGAAAAATTAGGGCTTCAAGAGAATGTTATCGTTGAAGGTTGGCAGTCAGATATCAATCACTGGTTAGAAGACAAACATTACCTTCTTAGTTCAAGCTTACTTGAGAGTCAGCATTTATCTGTAATGGAGGCCATGGCTAAAGGGATTAAGCCTTTAGTTCATAACTTTGTGGGCGCTGGAACCATCTATCCTGAAGAATATATCTGGAGTACACTTGATGATTTGACAAGTATGATTGAAAAAGGAAGTTATAACTCTTTGCATTACAGGAGATTTGTGGAAAGCAATTACGAGTTTACCTCTCAAATTACCAAAGTCCACGACTTGTTAGAAACGATAATTGCTCAAAAGAATATTTACACCATTTATCGTAACGGAAAACAAACCCAGTTTTTACTTCCCAACACTAAAGATCATATTCAAAGAATTATCGCTAACCATCAAGTTTTTTATGAAGAAGCTATGTTAATGGATATAAAAAACAGAGTGCCGGAAGATAGCGTTGTAATTGACGTAGGAGCCTATATAGGAAATCATTCAACGTTTTTTGCCCAGCATTGCGAAGCCAGGGTTTTCTCTATAGAACCCAATCGTGAGGCGTTTGATTTATTAGAAAAGAATGTTCAATTAAACGGATTGGAGAATAAAACCACTTTACTCAACCATGGGGTCGGAAAAGAACTAGGGAAAGGATCGATCGTAGGCGGTTCAGAAGATAATATGGGGATGAGTCAATTAAAAGGTGATGTGGAAGGTGATGTAGTGATTGAAACGATCGATCATTTATTCAGTGAGTTGAACAGAGTGGATGTAATAAAAATTGATGTGGAAGGGATGGAGATGGATGTGTTGCAAGGGGCAGTGAACACATTAAAAAAACACAAACCTCTCCTATATATTGAAACCACAACCGATGATAAGCTGCAACTTGTATATAGTTTTTTGAAAAAATTCAACTATAAATCACTCAAACAATTCAACGCTACTCCAACAACTTTATTTGTGTAA